From one Rhineura floridana isolate rRhiFlo1 chromosome 4, rRhiFlo1.hap2, whole genome shotgun sequence genomic stretch:
- the LOC133383345 gene encoding pantetheinase-like has product MLSFASLRHVFVYILLVGPRVFASDKYIAAVYEHVVMLPGITLKPVSSEEALKLMNKNMDILEKAVKGAAKQGARIIVTPEDGIYGFRFTREALYPYLEDIPDPQVDWIPCTAPERFGSTPVQERLSCLARHNSIYVVANIGDKKPCNHTDSKCPSDGHYQYNTNVVFDSNGKLVARYHKFNLFMVEHQFDFPQEPEFVTFSTDFGKFGLFTCFDILFHDPAVALVSKHHVDTILFPTAWMNVLPHLTAVEFHSAWAMGMQVNVLASNTHSCDLNMTGSGIYAPDGSRAYHYDAESKNGHLLIAELYSHPSLSPTHPSSVNWSLYATTIKPFPEDHNFTGLIFFDEFTFSELTKEAGNFTVCQKDLCCHLSYKMTEKREDEVYVLGAFDGLHEVEGQYYLQICTLLKCGSTDLKTCGQSVTTAHTHFDSFSLSGTFSTNYVFPEVLLSGVQLAPGEFQVLSDGQLISQNGTSKPVLTVTLFGRWYEKDPPHLHIYSSRIL; this is encoded by the exons ATGCTTTCCTTTGCATCCCTGCGGCATGTTTTTGTTTATATTCTCCTGGTGGGCCCAAGGGTCTTTGCCTCGGACAAATACATTGCAGCAGTGTATGAGCACGTGGTGATGTTGCCAGGAATTACCCTAAAGCCTGTTTCTTCTGAAGAGGCCTTAAAATTGATGAACAAAAACATGGACATCTTGGAAAAGGCTGTCAAAGGGGCAGCAAAGCAG GGTGCACGCATCATTGTGACTCCTGAAGATGGCATATATGGTTTTCGCTTCACAAGGGAAGCACTTTATCCATACCTTGAAGATATTCCAGATCCACAGGTCGACTGGATTCCATGTACTGCCCCAGAAAG ATTTGGATCCACCCCAGTGCAAGAAAGACTGAGTTGTCTGGCAAGGCACAACTCTATCTATGTGGTTGCCAATATTGGGGATAAGAAACCTTGTAACCACACTGACTCCAAATGCCCTAGTGATGGTCACTATCAGTACAATACAAATGTCGTCTTTGACTCAAATGGAAAACTGGTAGCACGCTACCacaag TTCAATCTTTTTATGGTAGAACATCAGTTTGATTTCCCTCAGGAGCCTGAATTTGTGACCTTCAGTACTGACTTTGGGAAATTTGGCCTTTTCACATGCTTTGATATCCTGTTTCATGATCCTGCGGTAGCCCTGGTGAGCAAGCACCATGTGGACACTATTCTTTTCCCGACAGCTTGGATGAATGTTCTCCCACATTTAACAGCTGTTGAATTCCATTCAGCATGGGCTATGGGCATGCAAGTCAATGTTCTGGCATCAAATACTCATAGTTGTGACTTGAACATGACAG GTAGTGGTATCTATGCACCGGATGGATCCCGAGCATATCATTACGATGCAGAATCGAAAAATGGACATCTTCTGATTGCAGAGCTCTATTCCCATCCTTCCCTTTCTCCTACCCATCCTTCATCTGTTAACTGGAGCTTATATGCCACAACTATCAAACCATTCCCTGAGGACCATAATTTTACAGGATTAATTTTCTTTGATGAATTCACTTTCTCTGAACTCACCAAAGAAGCTGGCAATTTTACGGTTTGCCAGAAAGACCTCTGCTGCCATTTGAGCTACAAAATGACAGAAAAGCGAGAAGATGAGGTCTATGTGCTAGGTGCATTTGATGGCCTTCATGAGGTCGAAGGACAATACTACTTACAG ATATGCACATTGCTGAAATGTGGAAGTACAGACCTAAAAACCTGTGGCCAGTCTGTGACAACTGCTCATACCCATTTTGATTCATTTTCTCTCAGTGGCACGTTTAGCACAAACTACGTCTTCCCAGAAGTCCTGCTTAGTGGAGTTCAGTTAGCACCTGGAGAGTTTCAG GTTTTGAGTGATGGACAGCTGATTAGTCAGAATGGTACATCAAAGCCAGTCTTAACAGTGACACTTTTTGGGAGGTGGTATGAAAAGGATCCTCCACATCTCCACATCTACAGCAGTAGGATTCTCTGA